A segment of the Macrotis lagotis isolate mMagLag1 chromosome 8, bilby.v1.9.chrom.fasta, whole genome shotgun sequence genome:
tagtaaaaatttgaatgcaggatttgaactcaggtatccccCCACCATACCATCTAGCTTCCTTCTAAAAATGGGTTGGGTTGAACAAGGAGAATATGGGAAGAGCAAGAGAGACCAGGAAAGGAGTCTCAGTAGAGAGTGAATTTTAGCTACTGAGGGCAATAGCAATGAGTGAAACCTGCAAAGTGACAATTTGAGACTTGATGGCAGGAAATACTTCCTAAGCATGAGGGCGATCCCACAATAGAGAGAAGTAGGGAGTCCCCCCCAACTGGAGGTCTCCAAGCTGAAGTTGGATGCTGGCACACTGGAAAAGGGATTCTTGCTCAGTTACAGGTACGATGGCATCCTCTGGTGCCGTcttgtcccttccaactcttccAACTCTTTGTCTAAGTCACAGGGAGAAGCAGAGCAGGAAGTGGGAATTTTCCTGCCATAGCCCGGAGGTAAAACTAGTTAATTAGGACTCCTATAACAATGAAATGTGGTGGTATTCCTATAAGGAGAGGGCATTAGTTCTGGTGTGTCGCACTGAACCCTGGCAGGATGGGGGATAGAGGCAGGGGTGGTACTCAGAAATGAGTGATAGATATTTCAGATCCTAAAACAAGTGGGTAGAAGAATTATTGGAGAGAGAGAGTGGCATTTCAATGCCCATTCAGACCACCCCCTTCCAGCCCATGAAAACTTTTGCAGATTTCACCCCTTATATCCTTCACATAGGCACACTGGACAAGAAGGCCCAAATTCAAATTTCACCACTTCCACTTAGGCTACTAGGTGGCCCTGGCCCAGGTAGTTCctctctctctgagcctcagttaccCCTTTCATGAAATGAGGATCCTTGATTAAATTAAACTTGATTAAATGACCTCCAAAGTCACTTTCAATTCTAACAATGTCTAAGATCAACATAGCTCACAGTGTCATAGAGTGacctttcatttatttgtttattcatttattaggtttttgcaaggcaatggggttaagtggcttgcccaaggccacacagctaggtcattattaagtgtctgaggtcggatttgaactcaggtactcctgactccaaggccggtgctttatccactgtgccacctagctgcccccatagtgACTTTTCAATCAAGACTGGCACCTCCTCCTCCCATAGGACCTTGGCATTTACAAGAGCCTCCTCCTTTTCCAGCTTCTCCCCCTCTAATGAATCCTGCTACCAAATTAATCTTTCAGACCTgccacagaggttaagtgacccaCCCAATGCTAATcaggtagtaaatagcagaagcagaatttgaacttaaagCTCTTCTAACTCCTGTCAGTTCCCTTTCCATTGCCAATGGCAAAATAAAGATGGTGACAATTCTGACGTATTCATCAAAGTAAGCCCatggatgggaatttagggaagcctggaaggatttgcatgaactgatgctgagtgagatgagcagaaccagaaaaacactgtacaccctaacagcaacatgggggcaatgatcaaccttgatggactttctcattccatcagtgcaacaaccagggataatcTGGGGCCgcctacaatggagaataccatctgtatccagagaaagaattgtggagtttgaacaaagaccaaggactattaccttaaatttagagaaaaaaaacccattattttattatgtaattttgcagtcttatactttactttcttccttaaggatatgatttctctctcatcacattcaactgagatcaatgtatacatggaaccaatgcaaagactaattgccttctgtgggggtgaggggagggaagcaagaatgggggggggggattgtaaaactcaaaatgaataaaatctttctttaaaaaaaaggtaagccCATGGTCCTGCTTTGATAAGCATATGAGACCTTGGTTTCTTTCCAAAGTACTTTCCAAATATCAGTATCATTCAGTAGGTATAGgcaaagatctgaattcaagtccagcctcaatCACCCAAGATCTATGTGATCCAAATGGGGATCATAAGTGAGGATGATGATCATAGCATTTACCTTCCCAGATTGCTGTGAGAATAGAATGAGGatttatttataaagcactaaAGTCTAATTAACTgtttattgttgtcattattcaTAGCTTTTCAACaccaaagagaaaaatggaaattatactAACCTAAGGATGCAAGTAAAAATTTGACAGTTTATGGAAGTTGTCCAggtataaattcttccctttgaCACCTAGATAATCTCCCCCCCACTTTCCAAATCCAGGTACATACATGGACTAACCTGCTGGCTGGTCtcccttcctcaagtctctcATTCACTCTCCACTTAGCTGCTTCCTAACATACATGTCTGAGCCTGTCATCTCCTACTCAGTAAATCCCAGTGGCTCCCCCACTGCCTCCAGGATCAGATATAAAAGCCCCCAAGATGACTCTTCCATCCAGGTACCATGAGACCCCAGGCACCTGTGATGTTCAAGGATGTTGCTGCGCGCCTCACCCAAGGTGAGTGAAACTATCTGGACCCTGTTCAGAAGAGTCTCTACAAGGATGTGATGCTGGTGAATTATGAGAACACGGTCTCTCTTGGTGAGTTCTGTCCTCCGGCTCTCGCTTCTAAGATTCTTCCTGCTCAGTaaatgtggtacagtggatacagcactgaccttggagtcaggaggatggaagttcgaaTCTGTCCCCAGACACtttcacttactagctgggcGTAGGCTCAGAAGTCCCAGTTCCCAGGGATGAATGGTATGTCTGCTCCCCCCTTCTGCTTTCTGGTGACATCTGGAGGAGGCTCCCCACCCCAAAACAACCCTGTAATTCTTCCAGGCCTACTGACCTCCCTTGTTGATTCCTATCACAGTGACGTGAGCATATTAAGTCTCCAAGGTGCAGAAACCATCTCTGTGCAAACCTCCCTGTTTTAGGGGTGAGGGGGTTGTTGACTTAGAACAAGCTCTACTTGCTATATAAGAGCCCAGAATAGAAGTATGGTCAAGTCCTCTGTGAGACACTACAGGTAAGAATACCTTTCTAAAAACATTTCTTTATCAATTTACCTAGATGCCTATTTCTTTGCAGGTTAAATTCATTGCACCGACCTTGGGAAAGATGATATTGGTGGGTAGACAAAATGCAAAGCCATCACTAGGAATTCTGGCATCCACAGCAAATTCAGGGGGCTTTTTTGGATGAAGGAGGACATACATTATGATATAAGAGAACACTTACTTAAACCATCCCAATCAATCTCTGTGCCTTCGTACCCAGAGATACCAGAGGAAGCCCTCTCTGAGAATAAATATGCCAAGTGACCTCTTTTCTTAGAAAGTGGTTCAAGGTACCCCAGACCCACCTGCCACCTGCCACTCATCCCTGGGCTACCCCACCACCCAAGGTTATTTCTATTTGGCAGGGTAGAGCAATATCCCTTCAGTGATCTCTCTCCCTTAATAAATTAATCCTGGGCCCCCAGAGTCTCCCTCTTCTCCCTAGCCTGCCCCTGGTCCGTAGACTCTGACCTGAAGGAAGGGGCTTGGCAGAGGACTTGCCCTGCTTCAGTTAAAACAGGCTCTGACTGGGGCCCACCATTGTTGCTCACTCCTCTTTTGCTGTTCTCTAAGTCTCTGAATTCTTTctagctgtaaaaaaaaaaaaatgtgttgaaactatctttacatataattggaaaaaagcaaaaaataagaccaataatgataataatactccCCCAAAAGATTTGGGAACATAGAAGGCTCACATCACATACTCAATAACTAAAAGGCAAGTTACTTATCATCTTTGCctcgtttcctcatctgtaaaatgggaataatagtacctgctcccctcccccaggtTTGAAGTGAGGATCAGATTTGATCATTGTAAAGAGCTGGTAGcgactatataaatgttagcatttatttttgttgttatttattaaAGACTGGAAGATGAAGTCATAAAATAGAGAAGTTACTGTTGTAAgacaggaaaaataaacaaaaaatgatttCTCCTTTAGCTTCAATATCAGTCATATCATGATCCAGCAGAAGGAGACAGGCTCTGGACAGAGggaatgtgagttcaaatcccacctctgaggTTGCCCGTGTTAACAGCCTTCCTAGGAATACTTTGGTAGCCCAAATTAGGCAATTTCCTTAACtctcctgggtctcagtttcttcatttgcaaaatgatcaATGGGGAGAAAAAATGAGGAGAGAAGAACACCAGACTTGCTcaactctgaggtctcttctagctctaaaccaAATCTCTCTAGGGATAGAGATTGTACAATAAAGCTAAAAGGAATTAGGCAGAAGTAAAAGAAACTAGCCTGAAGACAGAAGGAGCTGAGTCCCAGGCACCTGGGCTGGCCCACGGCCCACAGGGCAGAGTCATCTAGCTCTTCACCATAAGAATTTGGCCATCAGAGCTAATTTCTTAGCCAGGGTGGGAGAAGGtctgcctgcctctctctcttcAGGCCCCGGCTGCTTCCTGTCCCATCAGAGAAGATGCTTCCCAAGGTGGCCGTCTGCACTGTGCTCCTTCTCAGTGTCCTCTGGATGGATGTGGCCTCAGCAGGCTCCAGTTTCCTAAGCCCTGAGCACCCAAAGAACCAGGTCAGTATCTGTCCtattccatcccccccccccaaagggcTGCTGCTTGGGTTCTGGATTCTAGTCATAGCTCTGCTGTTGTAACTATGGGACTGCTCAAGGCAAGTTACCTCTCTGGGtccttttttctcaaatttcttccAAACCTCTCACCCTACTCCATAAAGAAACACGATAGAGAGGATCTAGAGGGAACACTCTGTTTCTTTCCAACAGCGGAAGGAATCCAAAAAGCCAGCTGTCAAACTTCAACCCCGGGACACAGAAGACTCTTTCAGCCAGCCTGAAGAACTAGAGAAAGGTTTGGAAATACAGGTTGGTGCTTCCACAACAAAGTCTAGTGGGGGTAAGAGGGCATAGGGGAAGTCAGAAACTGGTTAGAAAGAAAGGtatcgggcggctaggtggcatagtggataaagcagcggccttggagtcaggagtacctgagttcaaatccggcctcagacacttaataattacctagctgtgtggccttgggcaagccacttaaccccatttgccttggaaaaaacccaaaaaaaataaaaccaaaagaaagaaaggtatcTCATCCATCATTAAATAACCAGACCCCATGAGGAACATATAGAATTCTATGacccagtccctgctctcaagaatattatagttTATTTATGGGAACCATTGGGATGGGATTAAAGGAATACCATTGACGAGCTGAATTGTGAATCAGGAGACCTAGTTTCTAGGAGTGGCTCTTCCCCATATATAGGATGAAtgagatgatctcaaaggtcccttctaacaAGTGAAGGAACATTAACCAGCATGCCCAACCCACAAAGGAATGAAGAGTTTATTTATAGATGGTACAAGGAGTCAGATTTCTAATatggttatttttttcagttccgTAGGTCCCTGCCACTAGACTACAAGCTATAATCAGTTACCCCTTGATTTAGCAGAACCAGGCATAGAACCCAGCTTCCCAGCCTAGTGCTGCTTCTTTTTCTCTAGCATGGTCTGTGTCCATGAACTCCAGCTAACTTTGCCAAATGgaccctttgcatttttttttccatttgaaggtGGTCTAATCATTATCCTTTAACCAGTGTGGAATCATGGATATAAACACAAGGTGGCAGAGTAAGAAGGCCTCAAAGGCCATCTTATCCAAAAACTGCTACCCAGAGATAGGAAGGGacatacccaaggtcatacagaatTCCAATCTCCCAATGCTTAGTCATTTGCTTTTTGTAAACCAATTAAaggtgaaataaatgaaattactgAATAAGAGGGTTAGAGAGACATCAGGACCTTGTCCAATTCTTTACTCCAACCCATGGACAGAAAGCAATTCATCACAATTCGGATCTCTGTTCTAGTCCTGGTTATACCATCACTGGTCACTCCATTTTTTCTGCTGCTTGAAGGCAAGTGGTCAAATGCTCTCTTGAGATCCGACACTTccgggggcagccaggtggcgtagtggataaagcaccggccctggagtcagaagtacctgagttcaaatccagtgtcagatgcttactaattacctagctgtgtggccttgggcaagccacttaaccccgtttgccttgcaaaaaaactttaaaaaaaaaagagagagagagatcctacACTTCCAAATAGCTCTAAAAATAGTTTAATTGAAGTCAGGAAATACTGATTAAAGACCTGCCATTTAAGACACTATACTATTCACTGATAATCCAAAGTCAAAAAAATGAATTCGTTTCTGCCTTCAGAGAGCTTACATGTTACTGGAGGATATGGTTTGGAAATGGGAAATCTATCTTCACATGTAAGTATAGTACAAGGAATCTTGGGAGATACAAAATTAACAACTGAAGAGATCAGGGAAGGCTCCGAGGAGGAGGTGGTATCTGAACTCTGGCTTCAAGAAAGCagagtggggcggctaggtggcacagtggatagagcacaggccctggagtcaggaggacctgagttcagatccgacctcagacgcttaatgattacctagctgtgtggccttgggcaagccacattaaaaaaaaaagctacagagCTGGTCAAAGAGAAAAGATTGTTGTGATGAATAGATCTTGGAGGGAAATTTCAGCAAAGTGAGGGAAATTTCAGCAAagtgaaagaggagaaaattagaTTGTGAGGGATGGAGAAATACATGGGGTGGTGAAGTAATAGAGCTAGCCAGTGATCTGTTTGTCTGCATTAGAAATTCTTTCCCAAGAACTAGGTTATATAAGATGACTGCTTGAGATGATGGAGGGCAGGGTCAAGTGAAGATTTTTCAGAATGCCATGGGCTGAAATATGTTTAGAGACAGGAGGGAAAGAGTCAACAGGCAGGTAGAGTTTTAAGAAAGGGTGGGGAAAATGAATAATGCAACAAGACACTGGAGGAGATTGAAGGGGAAAGCATGGGAAGAGGGGTTAGCTGCAAAGAAAAGGATCAATTCTTCCtcagaaaaaggaacaaaagattAAAGGATGGAGACAGTTATATTTTTGATGAGTGGAGGAGAGCCTTGACTTTCTCATTCAGCTTAAAAGTGAGCAAATCAGGGAGACTGTTGGGTGCCACTAGGGTCTTGAGAGAATTGTTTGAATAATTCATGCTGAAGAGAGGATTAGAAGAGAATCAATCAAGGGAGAATGCATTTTCCATGCAGCAATGAGGGCcccattgaaataaaataaaaaaatttataatggaTCCAATCAGCACAgtgatatgacttttttttttccctaccaGCTTCTAGcctctcaggaagatgagtagaGGAGGCAGACAGTGGAAATGATCAAAGGTTGAACAGTTTTGAATTGCTGCAAAAGACAGCAAAATAATCAAAAGTGTAGAATAGTTGGTTAATTATAAATAAGGTCAAAACtacataaagaagaaaataagaccaGAACAGAGGTGAGGGATTTGGTGATGGACTAGACAGGCTGGAGGATGCAGAAATGATCAATCATAGCTTTTGAATCATAGACTCAGAAGAAGAGATGAAAGGACAAGAGAGTTTGCTCAGAAAAAACTTCAGAGTTTGAAAATGGGAGCAGCCCAGTTTGGGATATGGGGAGATCTAAGGTTTGAACGTTCCTTTGGATAACTAAGAATAAAACAATAGGTCATGAAATTTGAGAAACATGATTGACTCAGACACCAGTGTCTTTAAGGAATTCCCAATAAGTATACAAGGTTCTCAAGTAAGAATGTGGGGGTTGAGTTGAAAGTGAAGGGATTGAAGTAAAAACTGATGCAGATACTGATCTTGGTGAGAATGCCCTAGATCTAGGTAACAGCAAGGGGTATGAATGGGATACTGTAAACAGATGAAATGAAGTTGATAGGAAGAGAGGCTGCCACATGTTGAGGATCTGGAAGGAGTAAGGAGGATGCCAACTCCTCCTTGGAAGATATGAAAGAAGGGCCAACCAGCATGGACATACTGGTCTTTGGGAGAGAACTCCTGATTTTTATAAATGGAAGATGGAAAGTGAAAAGGTATCATCAAGGAAGAAGGGAAGTTATTCCCCATGGCTTAGCATCAATTACCAATGTTAGTCACTGACTACTGTATCCCTGGGCTATATTCCCTTCTCCAGTGAGTGCAATCTTGAAAAGAATATGGCTTTgatgagtatttttttctttgcttttgacatatttttttaaattttatttttattcaaaactTAGAATCTTCCAATAAAATGGGCATTTCCATCTATGTTAtagaagagaataagaaagaCAGTAAACAAGAAAAGTTATTTATCTCTAATCCCAATGGGGggggaattccttttttttagttcaatGCTCCCTTTGACATGGGGATTAAAGTAGCAGAGGCTCAATACCAGCAGTATGGCCACACCCTGGAAAAGGTTTTGCAGGAGATCCTTTTGGAAGAGAACCAAGGTAATATCTTTAAacctagaataataataatgatgataacaaaaactagcatttatttatatttgcaaaACATCTTATGTATATGATGTCATTTGATCACAAGATTTAGGGCTGAAGAGAATCTTAGAGATTCTCTAATTCAACTCCCTCAGGTTTAGGATATCTGGGGAGATAACTGAAGTCCTTGGACATTCATTTaaacattcaaatatatatttattaagttcctgctgAGTTTAAACACTAGCCTCTGGGTATGATGGAAGGTTTAGGGcagacatttttctttccttcaaaaagCAGCCAAAGGGTTTCacgatacaaaaaaaattaagaatccttGTCAATAGTTCCcatactgtttaaaaaaaaagaaaaagaaaaagtaagggTTCTGGAAGTTCATGATGTGGAAAGAAGGGGATCAACCCTCCACTTAAAAGCATGCACAGATATTCTTTGAGAGTTGGATCTTCAATGGCCAGACTCCCACTACAGAGAAAACCGTGGCACACACATCTTAAGTGCCTCAGAGCAGTACAAAATCTGCAGGGAGGGGGGGGGAGTCATTATTGATAAtgggaaattaaagaaaatttcctgAAGGAGATGGCAAATTAGTTGATTGGGCTTTAAAGGAGAACTTGGAATTTAAAAGGCAAATTGGAGATAAGAGGGTATTCAACAGAGGCAACAGTGTGAGCAAAAGCAGTGGAATATGAGGATCCCCAAGGTGTGATGGGTAAGCAGTTGAGTGAAGCTAGAATAGAATGCAAGGAAGAAAGTACAGTAAGTCTTATGAGATAAGGCTGGGATAAGGGCAGCAAGGTTtctggagccaagaggacctgaattcaaatctggtctccgatgatacttatttagctatgtgccccttaggcaagtcacttaaccactgctgccttgcaaaaactaaaaactaaactaaaactaaactaaaaactatacaaagataagattgAGGGGATGGTTAGGTGGTACACtggagatagagcaccagccctggagtcaggagtacctgagttcaaatccggtctcagacacttaataattacctagctgtgtggccttgggcaagccacttaaccccattgctttccaaaaaaaacctaagaaaacaaaaaagacaagctTGGGAAAGAAGGGTGCCACAAGTCTATTCAAATGCTCACATATCAAACAGGAATCTGACCTTGTTTTTCCCATTGTCCACTGAGACGGGAGTCTTCAAGAGAAGACCCATCTTTCATTCAAGCCTATCTTCaggttcaaatga
Coding sequences within it:
- the GHRL gene encoding appetite-regulating hormone: MLPKVAVCTVLLLSVLWMDVASAGSSFLSPEHPKNQRKESKKPAVKLQPRDTEDSFSQPEELEKGLEIQFNAPFDMGIKVAEAQYQQYGHTLEKVLQEILLEENQGHTGEK